One part of the Schistocerca piceifrons isolate TAMUIC-IGC-003096 chromosome 2, iqSchPice1.1, whole genome shotgun sequence genome encodes these proteins:
- the LOC124775423 gene encoding aspartate and glycine-rich protein-like codes for MMMDDDDMDDDDDMDDDDDMDDDDDMDDDDDMDDDDDMDDDDDMDDDDDMDDDDDMDDDDDMDDDDDMDDDDDMDDDDDMDDDDDMDDDDMGGDMGGGTWGGDMGGGHGGGTWGGGYGGGNMGGLLLNTIFLARITELEDYLVVHHYIKMGDKNHAQINAIMT; via the coding sequence atgatgatggatgatgatgatatggatgatgatgatgatatggatgatgatgatgatatggatgatgatgatgatatggatgatgatgatgatatggatgatgatgatgatatggatgatgatgatgatatggatgatgatgatgatatggatgatgatgatgatatggatgatgatgatgatatggatgatgatgatgatatggatgatgatgatgatatggatgatgatgatgatatggatgatgatgatgatatggatgatgatgataTGGGGGGGGACATGGGGGGGGGGACATGGGGGGGGGACATGGGGGGGGGACATGGGGGGGGGACATGGGGGGGGGGATATGGGGGGGGGAATATGGGGGGTCTTTTGTTGAATACAATCTTCTTGGCACGaattacagaattggaagactatCTGGTAGTTCATCACTATATTAAAATGGGTGATAAGAATCACGCACAGATTAATGCAATCATGACTTAA